The following are encoded together in the Triticum dicoccoides isolate Atlit2015 ecotype Zavitan chromosome 6B, WEW_v2.0, whole genome shotgun sequence genome:
- the LOC119325285 gene encoding probable aquaporin TIP2-1 — translation MVKLAFGSCGDSFSATSIRAYVAEFIATLLFVFAGVGSAIAYGKITDDGALDPVGLVAIAIAHAFALFVGVAIAANISGGHLNPAVTFGLAVGGHITILTGIFYWVAQLLGSTAACFLLKFVTHGKAIPTHGVTAGMNEFEGVVMEIVITFALVYTVYATAADPKKGSLGTIAPIAIGFIVGANILAAGPFSGGSMNPARSFGPAVAAGNFAGNWVYWVGPLIGGGLAGFVYGDVFIASYQPVADQDYA, via the exons TGGTGACTCCTTCAGCGCCACGTCCATCAGGGCGTATGTGGCGGAGTTCATCGCCACCCTCCTCTTTGTGTTCGCCGGCGTTGGGTCCGCCATTGCCTATG GGAAAATCACCGATGATGGCGCTCTCGACCCAGTTGGCCTTGTGGCGATCGCGATCGCCCACGCCTTCGCCCTCTTCGTCGGTGTCGCGATCGCCGCCAACATCTCCGGCGGCCACCTCAACCCCGCTGTGACCTTCGGCCTTGCCGTCGGCGGCCACATCACCATCCTCACCGGGATCTTCTACTGGGTGGCCCAGCTGCTCGGCTCTACCGCCGCCTGCTTCCTCCTCAAATTCGTCACCCACGGAAAG GCCATCCCGACGCACGGTGTGACGGCGGGCATGAACGAGTTCGAGGGCGTGGTGATGGAGATCGTCATCACCTTCGCGCTGGTGTACACGGTGTACGCCACGGCGGCGGACCCGAAGAAGGGGTCCCTCGGCACCATCGCGCCCATCGCGATCGGTTTCATCGTCGGCGCCAACATCCTCGCCGCCGGCCCCTTCAGCGGCGGCTCCATGAACCCCGCCCGCTCCTTCGGCCCGGCAGTCGCCGCCGGCAACTTCGCCGGAAACTGGGTCTACTGGGTCGGGCCGCTCATCGGAGGCGGCCTCGCTGGGTTCGTGTACGGCGACGTGTTCATCGCGTCCTACCAGCCAGTCGCCGACCAGGACTACGCGTAA